Proteins from a single region of bacterium:
- the hemP gene encoding hemin uptake protein HemP, producing MKNETKVSVALLSVGFSWQGKPVLEASELLAGSPAAVIRHEGEEYLLEKTRNGKLILKK from the coding sequence GTGAAAAACGAAACCAAGGTATCCGTCGCCCTCCTTTCGGTCGGCTTCTCCTGGCAGGGGAAGCCGGTCCTGGAAGCCAGCGAGCTTCTGGCCGGCTCCCCTGCCGCCGTCATCCGGCACGAGGGCGAGGAATATTTATTGGAAAAAACGCGGAACGGGAAATTGATTCTGAAAAAATAA